From the Lathyrus oleraceus cultivar Zhongwan6 chromosome 4, CAAS_Psat_ZW6_1.0, whole genome shotgun sequence genome, one window contains:
- the LOC127073341 gene encoding monothiol glutaredoxin-S2, with the protein MERVTKMVSERPVVIFSKSSCCMSHSIKTLFCDFGVNPAVYELDEISRGREIEQALLRFGSSPSVPTVLIGGELVGGANQVMSLHLNRSLIPMLKKAGALWV; encoded by the coding sequence ATGGAGAGAGTGACAAAGATGGTTTCAGAGAGGCCAGTAGTGATATTCAGCAAGAGTTCATGTTGCATGAGTCATAGCATAAAAACACTTTTTTGTGACTTTGGTGTGAATCCAGCAGTTTATGAACTTGATGAGATATCAAGAGGAAGAGAGATTGAACAAGCACTTTTAAGATTTGGTTCTTCTCCGTCTGTTCCAACTGTTCTCATCGGTGGTGAACTTGTTGGTGGAGCCAATCAAGTTATGAGTCTTCATCTTAACCGCTCTTTGATTCCAATGCTTAAAAAAGCTGGAGCTCTTTGGGTTTAG